A DNA window from Kitasatospora atroaurantiaca contains the following coding sequences:
- a CDS encoding SDR family oxidoreductase, whose translation MTGRFDGLGVVVTGAGHGIGAALAEAFAAEGARVVVNDLDATAAQQVADRIGGTAAPGDAAGAEGVAELIAAARKALGAIDIYCANAGVGTAGGADAGPQAWATAWDVNVMSHVRAAEQLLPEWLERGEGRFVATVSAAGLLTMLGSAPYSVTKHGAYAFAEWLAATYRHRGLRVHALCPQGVRTKMLEDAGHAGRVLMAATALEPAEVAQAVLRGIEEEEFLILPHAEVAEYYANRATSPDRWLDGMNRLQQAIEKG comes from the coding sequence GTGACCGGACGCTTCGACGGGCTCGGCGTGGTGGTCACCGGCGCCGGCCACGGCATCGGCGCCGCCCTGGCCGAGGCCTTCGCGGCCGAGGGCGCCCGGGTGGTCGTGAACGACCTCGACGCCACTGCCGCCCAGCAGGTCGCGGACCGGATCGGCGGCACGGCCGCGCCCGGCGACGCAGCCGGTGCGGAGGGTGTCGCCGAGCTGATCGCCGCGGCCCGCAAGGCCCTCGGCGCCATCGACATCTACTGTGCCAACGCCGGTGTGGGCACCGCCGGTGGCGCCGACGCCGGGCCGCAGGCCTGGGCCACGGCCTGGGACGTCAACGTGATGTCCCACGTCCGCGCCGCCGAACAGCTGCTCCCCGAGTGGCTGGAGCGCGGCGAGGGCCGCTTCGTGGCCACCGTCTCCGCCGCCGGGCTGCTGACCATGCTCGGCTCGGCGCCGTACTCGGTCACCAAGCACGGTGCCTACGCCTTCGCGGAGTGGCTCGCCGCCACCTACCGCCACCGCGGCCTGCGCGTGCACGCGCTCTGCCCGCAGGGCGTACGGACCAAGATGCTCGAGGACGCGGGCCACGCCGGACGGGTCCTGATGGCCGCCACCGCGCTGGAGCCGGCCGAGGTGGCCCAGGCGGTGCTGCGGGGCATCGAGGAGGAGGAGTTCCTGATCCTGCCGCACGCCGAGGTGGCCGAGTACTACGCCAACCGGGCCACCTCGCCCGACCGTTGGCTCGACGGCATGAACCGGCTGCAGCAGGCCATCGAGAAGGGGTGA
- a CDS encoding SDR family oxidoreductase, translating into MTPSFKGRVALVTGASRGIGLGIARELVERGAKVCITARSPEPLAEAVRELGGPDHAIAVAGKSDDDAHQEEAVARTLEAFGRLDHLVNNTGINPVYGPVLETSPEAAAKILAVNVLAPLAWTRRAHAAWMGEHGGSVVNVASIAGIRASSGIGMYGVSKAALIRLTMELAADLGPDIRVNAVAPAVVKTKFAEALYEGREEKVIRAYPLGRLGLPEDIAGAVAFLLSEDAGWITGQTLVVDGGVTLGGGL; encoded by the coding sequence ATGACCCCTTCGTTCAAGGGCCGGGTGGCCCTGGTCACCGGAGCCAGCCGTGGCATCGGCCTCGGCATCGCGCGCGAGCTCGTCGAGCGCGGCGCCAAGGTCTGCATCACGGCCCGTAGCCCCGAACCGCTCGCCGAGGCGGTACGCGAGCTCGGCGGCCCGGACCACGCGATCGCCGTCGCGGGCAAGTCCGACGACGACGCGCACCAGGAGGAGGCCGTCGCCAGGACCCTGGAGGCCTTCGGCCGGCTCGACCACCTGGTCAACAACACCGGCATCAACCCGGTCTACGGGCCGGTCCTGGAGACGAGTCCGGAGGCGGCCGCGAAGATCCTGGCGGTCAACGTGCTCGCCCCGCTGGCCTGGACGCGCCGCGCCCACGCCGCCTGGATGGGCGAGCACGGCGGCTCGGTGGTCAACGTCGCCTCCATCGCCGGTATCCGGGCCTCCAGCGGCATCGGCATGTACGGGGTCAGCAAGGCGGCCCTGATACGGCTGACCATGGAGCTGGCCGCGGACCTCGGCCCGGACATCCGGGTGAACGCCGTCGCACCGGCCGTCGTCAAGACGAAGTTCGCCGAGGCCCTGTACGAGGGCCGCGAGGAGAAGGTCATCCGCGCGTACCCGCTGGGCCGGCTCGGCCTGCCCGAGGACATCGCGGGCGCCGTCGCCTTCCTGCTCTCCGAGGACGCCGGGTGGATCACCGGTCAGACCCTGGTGGTCGACGGTGGCGTGACCCTGGGCGGTGGGCTGTGA
- a CDS encoding TetR/AcrR family transcriptional regulator has protein sequence MTDQATADLWPGERTGERPEAARRLLLAAVDSFARRGYHATTTRDIATAAGMSPAALYIHYPSKAALLSEISRTGHQATLNLVEHAARSDSDPVAQMRLLVEDFTAWHARGHTVGRIVNHELHALPDEDFEVVAELRRRIEETVKAVIDTGVASGAFDVPDVRTAARAVTSLGIDVSRWYTDRSSETPEELGRRYGILVLRMLGATG, from the coding sequence ATGACCGACCAAGCAACCGCCGATCTCTGGCCCGGCGAGCGCACCGGAGAGCGCCCCGAGGCCGCCCGGCGGCTGCTGCTCGCGGCCGTGGACTCCTTCGCCCGGCGCGGCTACCACGCCACGACCACCCGGGACATCGCCACCGCCGCGGGCATGAGCCCGGCCGCGCTCTACATCCACTACCCGTCCAAGGCCGCGCTGCTCTCCGAGATCAGCCGCACCGGCCACCAGGCCACCCTGAACCTGGTCGAGCACGCCGCCCGGTCCGACAGCGACCCCGTCGCGCAGATGCGCCTCCTGGTCGAGGACTTCACCGCCTGGCACGCCCGGGGCCACACCGTCGGCCGGATCGTCAACCACGAGCTGCACGCCCTCCCCGACGAGGACTTCGAGGTCGTGGCCGAGCTCCGCCGCCGGATCGAGGAGACCGTCAAGGCGGTCATCGACACCGGCGTCGCCTCGGGAGCCTTCGACGTCCCGGACGTCCGCACCGCCGCCCGCGCCGTCACCTCCCTCGGCATCGACGTCTCCCGCTGGTACACCGACCGCAGCAGCGAGACCCCGGAGGAGCTCGGCCGCCGCTACGGCATCCTCGTCCTTCGCATGCTGGGCGCCACGGGCTGA
- a CDS encoding DUF2470 domain-containing protein, with translation MPDADSQPTGTATRPTAAGGRPAPTSAERARTLLEFASSVVLDVPGIDLVNRPGIPPLVRCAVLPDRALAVLVETSSPLYRIASVARTAELVAELEAVDVAPVALPHRIRGRATAHGRLSALPNAGPEVLDGLFPRRPATGQALLRFALDHLAVEDLWGAECCVDLAAFTAAVPDPIAADEAAMLQHLAAAHPEQLRLLGAQALEHPSGLRGRQHPTDHPVDVRPVALDRFGLRVRLTSGARMLDARFEFHRPVTGPEQLPDAMHRLFAQVRH, from the coding sequence ATGCCCGACGCCGACAGCCAGCCCACCGGCACTGCCACCCGGCCCACCGCAGCGGGTGGCAGGCCTGCGCCCACCTCGGCCGAACGGGCCCGTACGCTGCTGGAGTTCGCCTCCTCGGTGGTGCTCGACGTGCCCGGGATCGACCTGGTCAACCGGCCGGGCATTCCGCCACTGGTCCGCTGCGCGGTGCTGCCCGACCGGGCGCTCGCCGTGCTGGTCGAGACCTCCTCGCCGCTGTACCGGATCGCCTCGGTCGCCCGAACGGCGGAGCTCGTCGCGGAGCTGGAGGCGGTGGACGTGGCCCCGGTCGCCCTGCCGCACCGGATCCGCGGCCGGGCCACCGCTCACGGACGCCTCAGCGCGCTGCCGAATGCCGGGCCGGAGGTGCTGGACGGGCTCTTCCCGCGACGTCCGGCCACCGGACAGGCGCTGCTCCGCTTCGCCCTCGACCACCTGGCCGTGGAGGACCTCTGGGGCGCCGAGTGCTGCGTCGACCTCGCCGCCTTCACGGCAGCCGTTCCGGACCCGATCGCCGCCGACGAGGCCGCGATGCTCCAGCACCTCGCCGCCGCCCACCCTGAACAGCTCCGGCTGCTGGGTGCCCAGGCACTCGAACACCCGTCAGGCCTGCGGGGCCGGCAGCACCCCACCGACCACCCCGTCGACGTCCGCCCGGTCGCCCTGGACCGTTTCGGACTGCGCGTCAGGCTGACCAGCGGCGCCCGGATGCTCGATGCCCGCTTCGAGTTCCACCGGCCGGTCACCGGACCCGAGCAGCTTCCGGACGCGATGCACCGCCTCTTCGCACAGGTCCGCCATTGA
- a CDS encoding VOC family protein: MSEQTISVRCVPAAPCWVSLMARDLEVAQSFYGPLLGWTFEEGPDRWGPYVRAVVDGVEVAGIGVVAGDWQPPVAWTTYFGIESADEAADRVRERGGTLAVGPLNFDAGRIALAADLGGAAFGIWEGDLGCSTWVSSPGAPVWIELRTADPFAMALFYGEVFVWDDRDPRRFEVRWEHERVVLRADGRSVAALRTAADVAPHWEVFFSVADTDAAVERAVVLGGAEMDAPSDTPYGRVARLRDAEGGLFSVISLKE, from the coding sequence ATGAGCGAGCAGACCATCAGCGTGCGCTGTGTGCCGGCCGCGCCGTGCTGGGTCAGCCTGATGGCCCGGGATCTCGAGGTGGCGCAGTCCTTCTACGGCCCGCTGCTCGGCTGGACCTTCGAGGAAGGGCCGGACCGCTGGGGCCCGTACGTGCGCGCGGTGGTCGACGGTGTGGAGGTTGCCGGGATCGGCGTGGTGGCGGGGGACTGGCAGCCGCCGGTCGCCTGGACGACGTACTTCGGGATCGAGAGCGCCGACGAGGCCGCGGACCGGGTCCGCGAACGCGGCGGCACCCTGGCCGTCGGCCCGCTCAACTTCGACGCCGGGAGGATCGCGCTCGCCGCGGACCTGGGGGGCGCGGCCTTCGGCATCTGGGAGGGCGACCTGGGTTGTTCCACCTGGGTGTCCTCGCCCGGGGCCCCGGTCTGGATCGAGCTGCGCACGGCCGATCCGTTCGCGATGGCGCTCTTCTACGGCGAGGTGTTCGTCTGGGACGACCGTGACCCGAGGCGCTTCGAGGTCCGCTGGGAGCACGAACGCGTGGTGCTGCGGGCCGACGGCCGGAGCGTGGCGGCGCTGCGTACGGCCGCCGACGTCGCCCCGCACTGGGAGGTGTTCTTCTCGGTCGCCGACACGGACGCGGCGGTCGAGCGTGCGGTCGTGCTCGGCGGCGCGGAGATGGACGCCCCCTCGGACACGCCGTACGGGCGGGTGGCCAGGCTGAGGGACGCCGAGGGCGGGCTGTTCTCGGTGATCAGCCTGAAGGAGTGA
- a CDS encoding NAD(P)/FAD-dependent oxidoreductase, with amino-acid sequence MDTAHVIVGASLAGAKAAEALREEGYDGPIIMIGQERERPYERPPLSKGYLMGKTAREKIYVHPAQWYREHDVDLMLGTTATAIDPAAHTVTLADGSRLGYAKLLLATGSAPRRLPVPGADRENVLYLRTVEDSERIRAAFRPGARIVVIGAGWIGLETAAAARTAGAQVTVLEMAELPLLRVLGPEAAKVFADLHRAHGVEMRFGIQVAWLTESGVRLGDGSLVEADTVIVGIGITPNTALAAAAGLEIDNGVRTDEHLRTSHPDVFAAGDVANAFHPLLGKPIRVEHWANALHQPRTAARSMLGQEAVHDRVPYFFTDQYDLGMEYTGYVEPDGYDEVVFRGDVAARAFIAFWLADGRVLAGMNVNVWDVTDPIRELVRSGRPVDKAALSDPEVPLDGLAS; translated from the coding sequence ATGGACACCGCGCACGTGATCGTGGGTGCGAGCCTGGCCGGGGCCAAGGCGGCCGAGGCCCTGCGTGAGGAGGGCTACGACGGGCCGATCATCATGATCGGCCAGGAGCGGGAGCGGCCCTACGAGCGGCCGCCGCTCTCCAAGGGCTACCTGATGGGGAAGACCGCCCGGGAGAAGATCTACGTCCATCCGGCCCAGTGGTACCGCGAGCACGACGTCGACCTGATGCTCGGTACGACGGCCACCGCGATCGACCCCGCCGCGCACACCGTGACGCTCGCCGACGGCAGCCGGCTCGGCTACGCCAAGCTGCTGCTGGCCACCGGCTCCGCCCCGCGCCGGCTGCCGGTACCCGGCGCCGACCGCGAGAACGTGCTGTACCTGCGGACCGTCGAGGACAGCGAGCGGATCAGGGCCGCCTTCCGGCCCGGTGCCCGGATCGTGGTCATCGGGGCGGGCTGGATCGGACTGGAGACCGCAGCGGCCGCCCGGACCGCCGGCGCCCAGGTGACCGTGCTCGAGATGGCGGAACTGCCCCTGCTGCGCGTACTCGGCCCGGAGGCCGCCAAGGTCTTCGCCGACCTGCACCGCGCGCACGGCGTCGAGATGCGCTTCGGCATCCAGGTCGCCTGGCTGACCGAGAGCGGCGTCCGGCTGGGTGACGGGAGCCTGGTCGAGGCGGACACGGTGATCGTGGGCATCGGGATCACGCCCAACACCGCCCTTGCCGCAGCCGCCGGCCTGGAGATCGACAACGGGGTCCGTACCGACGAGCACCTGCGGACCTCGCACCCCGACGTCTTCGCCGCGGGCGACGTCGCCAACGCCTTCCACCCCCTGCTCGGCAAGCCGATCCGGGTCGAGCACTGGGCCAACGCCCTGCACCAGCCGAGGACGGCGGCGCGGTCGATGCTCGGTCAGGAGGCCGTCCACGACCGGGTGCCGTACTTCTTCACCGACCAGTACGACCTCGGGATGGAGTACACCGGGTACGTCGAGCCCGACGGCTACGACGAGGTGGTCTTCCGGGGCGATGTCGCCGCTCGTGCGTTCATCGCGTTCTGGCTCGCGGACGGCCGGGTGCTGGCCGGGATGAACGTCAACGTCTGGGACGTGACCGATCCGATCCGCGAACTGGTCCGCTCCGGGCGCCCGGTGGACAAGGCCGCGCTCTCGGACCCGGAGGTGCCGCTGGACGGCCTGGCGAGTTGA
- a CDS encoding MFS transporter → MRADRLIPPAGPARVLAAAQLTNSLGDGAYYVCSALYFTRIVGLSPTQIGFGLTLGWAVGAVAGVPLGHLADRRGPRAVAILLAVATAAAVGSFLVVRSFPAFVVAALCYACAQCGLSAARQALLAGLVPPERRTETRAYLQSTVNAGLAVGAAVGGVALQYDSRAGYLAVFAMDALSFLASALVLRRLPAVEPVAAVAGEPRLAVLRDRPYALVALLNTVMLLYMPLLSLVIPLWIVERTAAPGWLTAALLVLNTVSVVLLQVRVAQRVDGLATAARFVRYAGVLLLVSCAGFALSATGASAWSAAGVLLLAAGLQVAGEMLLASGAWEIGFGLAPADKQGQYQGFFGTGVAVARMLGPLLLTSLIIAWGTPGWLVLGALFALAGGAMTPAVRWAERSRAARASAATEPGASAREADEVRTP, encoded by the coding sequence ATGAGAGCCGACCGCCTGATACCACCGGCAGGACCGGCCCGGGTGCTGGCCGCCGCGCAGCTCACCAACTCCCTCGGCGACGGCGCGTACTACGTGTGCTCGGCGCTGTACTTCACCCGCATCGTCGGGCTGTCACCGACGCAGATCGGCTTCGGTCTGACGCTCGGCTGGGCCGTCGGCGCCGTGGCGGGCGTGCCGCTCGGCCACCTCGCCGACCGGCGCGGGCCCCGCGCCGTCGCGATACTGCTCGCGGTGGCCACGGCGGCGGCGGTCGGCTCGTTCCTGGTCGTGCGCTCCTTCCCCGCCTTCGTCGTCGCGGCGCTCTGCTACGCCTGCGCCCAGTGCGGATTGTCGGCGGCGCGCCAGGCGCTGCTGGCCGGGCTGGTCCCGCCGGAGCGGCGCACGGAGACGAGGGCCTACCTGCAGTCGACCGTCAACGCCGGGCTGGCGGTGGGTGCGGCGGTGGGCGGCGTGGCACTCCAGTACGACAGCCGGGCGGGCTACCTCGCGGTCTTCGCGATGGACGCGCTGAGCTTCCTCGCCTCCGCCCTGGTCCTGCGACGGCTGCCCGCCGTCGAGCCCGTGGCCGCGGTGGCCGGCGAGCCGCGGCTGGCGGTGCTGCGGGACCGGCCGTACGCCCTGGTCGCGCTGCTCAACACCGTGATGCTGCTCTACATGCCGCTGCTCTCGCTCGTCATCCCGCTCTGGATCGTCGAGCGGACGGCGGCGCCCGGCTGGCTGACGGCGGCTCTGCTGGTCCTCAACACGGTGAGCGTGGTGCTGCTGCAGGTCCGGGTGGCGCAGCGGGTCGACGGACTGGCGACCGCCGCCCGGTTCGTCCGGTACGCGGGAGTGCTGCTGCTGGTCTCCTGCGCGGGCTTCGCGCTGTCCGCCACCGGGGCGTCGGCCTGGTCGGCCGCGGGAGTGCTGCTGCTCGCGGCCGGGCTCCAGGTGGCGGGCGAGATGCTGCTCGCCTCCGGCGCCTGGGAGATCGGCTTCGGGCTGGCCCCCGCCGACAAGCAGGGGCAGTACCAGGGCTTCTTCGGGACCGGTGTGGCCGTCGCGCGTATGCTCGGCCCGCTGCTGCTGACCTCCCTGATCATCGCTTGGGGTACGCCGGGCTGGCTGGTGCTGGGAGCCCTCTTCGCCCTGGCAGGGGGCGCGATGACGCCTGCCGTACGGTGGGCCGAGCGGTCCCGGGCAGCCCGTGCGAGCGCGGCGACCGAGCCCGGGGCGAGCGCCAGGGAGGCCGACGAGGTCCGCACGCCGTAA
- a CDS encoding DUF1876 domain-containing protein, translated as MMQTVVGWHIELEFQEEGDRTKAAALVRLADGTEVRAHGYSTRHHADAPQARVGEEVAGARALNDLAMQLLTKAHDELKQAPPA; from the coding sequence ATGATGCAGACCGTTGTCGGATGGCACATCGAGCTGGAGTTCCAGGAGGAGGGCGACCGCACCAAGGCGGCGGCCCTGGTCCGGCTTGCGGACGGGACAGAGGTCAGGGCCCACGGCTACAGCACCAGGCACCACGCCGATGCACCGCAGGCGCGGGTCGGCGAGGAGGTCGCCGGTGCGCGTGCGCTCAACGACCTCGCCATGCAGTTGCTGACCAAGGCGCACGACGAGCTCAAGCAGGCCCCGCCCGCGTAG
- a CDS encoding anti-sigma factor family protein, with protein sequence MTTPQSPRSPEPSRVQHVDVGAYVLGVLDPADRLKFQEHLDGCARCAAEVEELGSLEPLLAELAVSGMPAAEADPVPKPSEELLGRLVGEVSAARRRSRTRRLVLVAAAAVLIVGGPAVTAALTIDAAAPQAVAAQQFSATDPLSGTSATVGVEPKTWGSQISLSLSVPDLQGPVSCDLVAVSRHGERQTVTTWSVPQNGYAALRTTGGSGLSPTDIDHFEVRTLDSSSRLLVSVPGAPAAS encoded by the coding sequence GTGACGACGCCCCAGTCACCCCGGTCACCCGAGCCGTCGCGGGTCCAGCACGTCGACGTCGGTGCGTACGTCCTCGGTGTCCTCGACCCCGCCGACCGGCTGAAATTCCAGGAGCACCTGGACGGTTGCGCCAGGTGCGCGGCCGAGGTCGAGGAACTCGGCAGTCTGGAGCCCCTGCTGGCCGAACTGGCCGTGTCCGGCATGCCGGCGGCCGAGGCCGACCCGGTGCCCAAGCCGAGCGAGGAACTGCTCGGCCGGCTGGTCGGGGAGGTGTCGGCGGCCCGGCGGCGCAGCCGTACCAGGCGGCTGGTGCTGGTGGCGGCAGCCGCCGTGCTGATCGTCGGAGGCCCGGCCGTGACCGCCGCGCTGACCATCGACGCCGCGGCACCGCAGGCCGTGGCGGCCCAGCAGTTCAGCGCCACCGACCCGCTGAGCGGCACCTCGGCCACGGTCGGCGTCGAACCGAAGACGTGGGGCAGCCAGATCAGCCTCTCCCTCTCCGTCCCCGACCTTCAGGGCCCCGTCAGCTGTGACCTGGTCGCGGTCTCCCGCCACGGCGAACGCCAGACCGTCACCACCTGGTCCGTCCCCCAGAACGGCTATGCCGCCCTCCGGACCACCGGCGGCTCGGGCCTGTCCCCGACCGACATCGACCACTTCGAGGTCCGCACCCTGGACAGCTCCAGCCGCCTCCTCGTCTCCGTCCCGGGCGCACCCGCCGCGTCCTGA
- a CDS encoding sigma-70 family RNA polymerase sigma factor produces MRKDGAVTEHPFARRRSGGGSSSGLAPDEELMRTLYRDHAGPLFGFVLRLVAGDRQRAEDVVQETLVRAWRNIHQLDASTGSLRPWLVTVARRIVIDSHRSSLARPREVDASPLELLPAEDELDKALRLMTISDALDDLTVAHREVIVETYLKGRTVNEAAAELGIPAGTVRSRIFYALRALKLALEERGVTS; encoded by the coding sequence GTGCGCAAGGATGGCGCCGTGACCGAGCATCCCTTCGCCCGCCGGAGGTCCGGCGGCGGATCCTCGTCCGGCCTGGCGCCGGACGAGGAGCTGATGCGCACCCTCTACCGCGACCATGCGGGGCCGCTCTTCGGCTTCGTACTCCGGCTGGTGGCCGGCGACCGGCAGCGGGCGGAGGACGTGGTTCAGGAGACGCTCGTACGGGCCTGGCGCAACATCCACCAACTGGACGCCTCGACAGGCTCGTTGCGTCCCTGGCTGGTGACCGTCGCCCGGCGGATCGTGATCGACAGCCATCGCAGCAGCCTCGCCCGGCCGCGCGAGGTGGACGCCTCGCCGCTCGAACTGCTGCCCGCCGAGGACGAACTCGACAAGGCGCTGAGACTGATGACCATCTCCGACGCGCTCGACGATCTGACCGTGGCCCACCGCGAAGTGATCGTCGAGACCTACCTGAAAGGCCGTACGGTCAACGAAGCGGCCGCCGAGCTCGGCATCCCCGCAGGTACCGTCAGGTCACGGATCTTCTATGCGCTGCGTGCTCTGAAGCTCGCGCTCGAGGAACGAGGAGTGACATCGTGA
- a CDS encoding thioredoxin family protein translates to MSTVELTTENFDEVVQGPDGKNFVFIDFWAGWCGPCLRFAPVYEKASERHPDLIFAKVDTEAQQELSEAFEIRSIPTLAIIREGVLVFAQPGALPEQVLEDLIAKARALDMDEVRAKAKADAGAEPQA, encoded by the coding sequence ATGAGCACCGTCGAGCTGACCACGGAGAACTTCGACGAAGTGGTCCAGGGGCCGGATGGCAAGAACTTCGTCTTCATCGACTTCTGGGCGGGCTGGTGCGGGCCGTGCCTGCGCTTCGCACCGGTGTACGAGAAGGCCTCCGAGCGGCACCCTGACCTGATCTTCGCCAAGGTCGACACCGAGGCGCAGCAGGAGCTGTCGGAGGCGTTCGAGATCCGGTCGATCCCGACGCTGGCGATCATCCGCGAGGGTGTCCTGGTCTTCGCCCAGCCCGGGGCGCTGCCGGAGCAGGTCCTGGAGGACCTGATCGCCAAGGCTCGGGCGCTGGACATGGACGAGGTGCGCGCCAAGGCGAAGGCCGACGCCGGGGCAGAGCCCCAGGCGTAG
- a CDS encoding TetR/AcrR family transcriptional regulator C-terminal domain-containing protein — MGRPSRALLSREIIARAALEVVDESGADGLTMRALADRLGVKAASLYNHVTGKDELLDALAELVNAEIDLSPLAPDDGGEEGRDWRERLAEYARGYRAAFIRHPNTIALLARRRVEAERQLLGYDALLAALGRAGLAPADAAEAAAALDYLVLGSALETFTAGFTRPVPEYRPGYPALAGALEASAERGGGPGGLDERGFELALRLLLDGLAARL; from the coding sequence GTGGGGCGTCCGAGCAGGGCACTGCTGAGCAGGGAGATCATCGCCAGGGCGGCCCTGGAGGTGGTCGACGAGAGCGGGGCCGACGGTCTCACCATGCGCGCGCTGGCCGACCGCCTGGGGGTCAAGGCCGCCTCGCTGTACAACCACGTGACCGGCAAGGACGAGCTGCTCGACGCCCTCGCCGAGCTGGTCAACGCCGAGATCGACCTCTCCCCGCTGGCCCCGGACGACGGCGGGGAGGAGGGCCGGGACTGGCGTGAGCGCCTGGCCGAGTACGCGCGGGGCTACCGCGCCGCCTTCATACGGCACCCCAACACCATCGCCCTGCTGGCCCGCCGCCGGGTCGAGGCCGAACGGCAGCTGCTCGGGTACGACGCGCTGCTCGCCGCCCTGGGCCGGGCCGGGCTCGCCCCGGCCGACGCGGCGGAGGCGGCGGCTGCGCTGGACTACCTGGTGCTCGGCTCCGCGCTGGAGACCTTCACCGCCGGTTTCACCCGGCCCGTCCCCGAGTACCGCCCCGGCTACCCCGCCCTGGCGGGCGCGCTCGAGGCCTCGGCGGAGCGCGGCGGCGGGCCCGGCGGGCTCGACGAACGCGGCTTCGAGCTGGCGCTGCGGCTCCTGCTGGACGGGCTCGCGGCGCGCCTCTAG
- a CDS encoding APC family permease, producing the protein MNDNPPRTADPADSERLEALGYRQELRRSLGVLGNISMGFAVVSPVVGLYAVAQVGMSIDGGAWVWALPLCLLGQLLVVCVYSELASQWPLAGGAYQWARRLAGPTFAWLTGWVWQFAVMFANTTVAYLASPWVFALFGATPTPAQLVLVSVGFMVFCTLVNAYGINLLRWFVSLGIAAEAVASVLVGLALLLFFRRHGFGLLTDTLNAPATTGTGGVMSFLAVIAVGGWAFIGFDACVSTAEETKDAARQVPRAMRWALLSVGAVVMLNAVSVVLAHPDPAAVVAGQDLDPVTTAVTAGFGDWSAKPFVIVVLVSFTACLMASQGGAARGLYSLARDGVFPFSRQVRKVNRHKAPIGGLVAATLVSCAALPLGLESTAIGSLITFGTAATFLPFFLLTLTALIARLRGTWQPAGQVSYGRWGTLLNLLAVLWTGLEVINICWPRTILAPPGAPWYQVWAALLGVGLVTLVGAGYLLVRRPQRLMQGVGAERPDTDELAPAVI; encoded by the coding sequence ATGAACGACAACCCGCCAAGAACTGCGGATCCCGCCGACAGCGAGCGGCTGGAGGCACTCGGGTACCGGCAGGAGCTGCGCCGCAGCCTCGGGGTTCTCGGCAACATCTCGATGGGCTTCGCCGTCGTCTCCCCCGTGGTCGGGCTGTACGCCGTCGCCCAGGTCGGGATGAGCATCGACGGTGGCGCCTGGGTCTGGGCCCTCCCGCTCTGTCTGCTCGGACAGCTGCTGGTGGTCTGCGTGTACTCCGAGCTCGCCTCCCAGTGGCCGCTGGCCGGCGGCGCCTACCAGTGGGCCCGCCGCCTGGCCGGCCCGACCTTTGCCTGGCTGACCGGCTGGGTGTGGCAGTTCGCCGTGATGTTCGCCAACACCACGGTCGCCTACCTGGCCTCCCCATGGGTCTTCGCACTCTTCGGCGCCACCCCGACACCGGCCCAGCTGGTCCTGGTCTCGGTCGGGTTCATGGTCTTCTGCACCCTGGTCAACGCCTACGGCATCAACCTGCTGCGCTGGTTCGTCTCGCTCGGCATCGCCGCCGAGGCCGTCGCCTCCGTGCTGGTCGGCCTGGCGCTGCTGCTCTTCTTCCGCCGGCACGGTTTCGGGCTGCTCACCGACACCCTGAACGCCCCCGCCACCACCGGTACCGGCGGCGTGATGTCCTTCCTCGCCGTGATCGCCGTCGGCGGCTGGGCCTTCATCGGCTTCGACGCCTGTGTCTCCACCGCCGAGGAGACCAAGGACGCCGCCCGCCAGGTGCCACGCGCGATGCGCTGGGCCCTGCTGAGCGTCGGCGCCGTGGTCATGCTGAACGCCGTCTCCGTCGTCCTGGCGCACCCGGACCCGGCCGCCGTGGTGGCCGGCCAGGACCTCGACCCGGTCACCACCGCCGTCACCGCCGGCTTCGGCGACTGGTCCGCCAAGCCCTTCGTGATCGTCGTCCTGGTCAGCTTCACCGCCTGCCTGATGGCCTCCCAGGGCGGCGCCGCCCGCGGCCTCTACTCCCTCGCCCGCGACGGCGTCTTCCCGTTCTCCCGGCAGGTCCGCAAGGTCAACAGGCACAAGGCCCCGATCGGCGGCCTGGTCGCCGCGACCCTGGTCAGCTGCGCCGCCCTGCCGCTCGGCCTGGAGAGCACCGCCATCGGCAGCCTGATCACCTTCGGCACCGCGGCCACCTTCCTGCCGTTCTTCCTGCTCACCCTGACCGCCCTGATCGCCCGCCTGCGCGGCACCTGGCAGCCCGCGGGCCAGGTCTCGTACGGCCGCTGGGGCACCCTGCTCAACCTCCTCGCCGTCCTCTGGACGGGTCTCGAGGTCATCAACATCTGCTGGCCGCGCACCATCCTCGCCCCGCCCGGCGCCCCCTGGTACCAGGTCTGGGCCGCGCTGCTCGGCGTCGGCCTGGTCACCCTGGTCGGGGCCGGCTACCTGCTGGTCCGCCGCCCGCAGCGGCTGATGCAGGGCGTGGGCGCCGAGCGACCGGACACCGACGAGCTCGCGCCGGCGGTCATCTGA